One segment of Thermoanaerobacter kivui DNA contains the following:
- a CDS encoding aspartyl-phosphate phosphatase Spo0E family protein — MKNIEALEEQISVLRRELDNLVDQKETKYDKVLDISRRLDDLIVLYISNKKGKYTTIGDNFY; from the coding sequence ATGAAAAACATAGAGGCATTAGAAGAGCAAATAAGTGTTTTAAGGCGAGAACTTGATAACCTTGTAGATCAGAAAGAAACTAAGTATGACAAGGTTCTTGATATAAGTAGGCGTCTTGATGATTTGATTGTTTTGTATATAAGCAATAAAAAAGGTAAATACACTACAATAGGTGATAATTTTTATTGA
- a CDS encoding cobaltochelatase subunit CobN: MVDFLILSTIDNTRELREAMLEIRAEYGEILSVKKIYFSDWERGRIDPEKVEEAVKSARVILVDIRGQTEFTDRLRELITGSTATVVVLVGGSRDILSLTRMGSFSGADLPRREGRFDIEAYLKARKFAEIAKKLGAVLPVGKLKHMRNWVLACEYYAEGGKENLKNLLLFLLREYCGAKVEVRPPQKMPDWGIWWPPDRHFTDLKAFKTSVGWDEGKPAVGIFFYGGMHFDDCTPVVEALAKELGDEVNLIPVFSKAEHNLTALRACFFDEGRPAVDLVVNLQYFRLHGGPYGGAPEPTYQLLSELGVPVLTGFRSYTTEIGEWQKENRLNPLEITLGVMLPELDGCIEPVYVGGLVSLGEDGILGGEVKEVQALPEGIERLAGRIRKWFGLRRKPNAEKKVPIILYDYPPGEAKLGSAGYLDALESLRVFLEKLAACGYRVEIPTGDLGEFLLSRGVANTPKWQVAPPGIAVDAAVYRRWYSELPPDLRAQIERHWGEPPGTVMVRNDEILLPGVVVGNVFIGVQPSRGVHENPEKAYHDKELPPHHQYLCFYWWLQKEFRADCIIHWGMHGTLEFTKGKEAPVSRRCFPDILIGDVPHLYYYWVGNPSESTIAKRRSYAVTVSHASPPVVAAGLYGEYLELEELLAEYRKAEGRDKETLAGAIKEKAQVLSMPVGDLAELEVYLYRMKRRLIPKGLHVLDRQLEGEDLVNYLAALVRFDREVPSFYRMVAERMGFSYESLAREPEAFAAVDREVHQAIRRWLAGDETALPPEIGQYLAQVRENIARSQESAGLLSVLDGRYLLPNLAGDPVRSPEVYPVGRNMYEFDPRLIPTSLALKRGEEAVKAILERFYRTYGRYPETVGMVLWGFETLSTGGETIAQILAYLGVRLVRKESPWFKELELIPLEELGRPRVDVLVTICGIFRDICSPQIELINQAVELAANAPEPEDMNFVRKHSLEMEAEHGNVGRARVFGPHATEYATSMRALVESGVWREEKDLVESYDSSMCYCYYRGKVEENRALFARLVSTVDVVSQVRHNTEYEFTDLDHYYEFFGGLSRSVAEKKGETPEQWVVDTTEEIVEVSDVGLAIDRAVRTRLFNPRWIDEMLKHKYHGAQKIAERLEYLIGLKATTGQVSEWVFREALHRFLLDQDMRRRLAENNRFAALEIARRIAEAIRRGYLNCKDEELTGFQNAVLELEGWIEEKT, encoded by the coding sequence ATGGTCGATTTTCTTATTCTCAGCACCATTGATAATACCCGGGAGCTAAGAGAAGCTATGTTAGAGATCAGGGCGGAATATGGAGAAATTCTTTCGGTCAAAAAAATCTATTTCTCCGACTGGGAGCGGGGAAGAATTGACCCAGAAAAGGTAGAAGAAGCGGTAAAAAGCGCCCGGGTTATTCTCGTGGACATCCGGGGGCAGACAGAATTCACGGACCGACTCCGGGAATTAATAACCGGGAGCACCGCCACGGTGGTGGTTCTGGTCGGTGGTAGCCGCGATATTCTTTCTCTCACCCGGATGGGTTCTTTTTCCGGAGCCGATCTCCCCCGGCGCGAGGGGCGCTTTGACATCGAGGCTTATCTTAAAGCGAGGAAGTTTGCCGAGATTGCTAAAAAACTGGGAGCAGTTCTCCCCGTGGGCAAGCTTAAGCACATGCGCAACTGGGTGCTGGCCTGCGAATATTACGCCGAGGGCGGTAAGGAGAACCTCAAAAACCTGCTCCTTTTCTTACTGCGGGAATACTGCGGGGCAAAGGTAGAGGTCAGGCCGCCCCAAAAAATGCCCGACTGGGGGATCTGGTGGCCTCCTGATCGCCACTTTACCGACTTGAAGGCTTTTAAGACTTCTGTAGGGTGGGACGAGGGCAAGCCTGCCGTGGGTATTTTCTTTTACGGCGGCATGCATTTTGACGACTGCACGCCGGTGGTGGAAGCGCTGGCCAAGGAATTAGGAGACGAGGTCAACCTCATCCCCGTTTTTTCCAAGGCGGAACACAACCTCACAGCTCTCCGGGCCTGCTTCTTTGACGAAGGGCGCCCGGCGGTTGACCTCGTGGTTAACCTGCAGTATTTCCGGTTGCACGGCGGGCCTTACGGCGGGGCGCCCGAACCCACCTACCAGTTGCTGTCTGAACTTGGCGTTCCGGTGCTGACAGGATTTCGGTCTTACACGACGGAAATAGGGGAATGGCAAAAAGAGAACCGGCTTAATCCTCTAGAAATTACCCTCGGCGTTATGTTGCCGGAGCTGGACGGCTGCATAGAGCCGGTTTACGTGGGGGGGCTCGTGTCCCTCGGGGAAGACGGGATCTTGGGTGGGGAAGTAAAGGAAGTCCAGGCCTTGCCGGAAGGAATAGAGAGGCTGGCCGGGCGAATTCGTAAATGGTTTGGGTTACGGCGCAAGCCTAACGCCGAAAAAAAGGTGCCCATCATTCTTTACGATTATCCTCCGGGAGAAGCTAAGCTGGGCAGCGCCGGCTATCTCGATGCTCTGGAAAGCCTACGGGTCTTCCTCGAAAAGCTGGCGGCTTGCGGGTACCGGGTAGAAATTCCGACAGGGGATTTGGGGGAGTTTCTATTATCCCGCGGCGTGGCGAACACACCTAAATGGCAGGTGGCTCCTCCTGGGATAGCAGTGGATGCGGCGGTTTACCGCCGGTGGTACAGTGAGCTGCCGCCAGATTTGCGGGCGCAAATCGAAAGGCACTGGGGAGAACCGCCGGGAACCGTAATGGTCAGGAATGACGAGATTCTGCTTCCCGGCGTGGTGGTAGGCAATGTTTTCATTGGCGTGCAGCCGTCGCGCGGTGTTCACGAAAATCCCGAAAAAGCTTATCACGACAAGGAGTTGCCGCCGCACCACCAGTACCTCTGTTTTTACTGGTGGTTGCAAAAAGAATTTAGGGCGGACTGCATCATCCACTGGGGAATGCACGGCACCCTGGAGTTCACCAAGGGCAAAGAGGCCCCGGTATCGCGCCGCTGCTTCCCGGACATTCTGATTGGCGACGTTCCCCACCTCTACTATTACTGGGTGGGGAACCCCTCGGAATCCACCATCGCCAAGCGGAGAAGCTACGCGGTTACGGTTTCTCACGCCTCGCCGCCGGTGGTTGCTGCCGGCCTTTACGGCGAGTACTTGGAGCTGGAGGAACTGCTGGCTGAGTACCGGAAAGCCGAGGGCCGGGACAAGGAGACCCTTGCCGGTGCAATTAAAGAAAAAGCGCAGGTGCTCTCTATGCCTGTCGGGGATTTGGCAGAATTGGAAGTCTATCTTTACCGGATGAAGAGGCGGCTTATCCCCAAAGGTTTGCACGTTCTGGACCGGCAGCTTGAGGGAGAAGATTTGGTCAATTACTTGGCGGCTCTGGTGCGCTTTGACCGGGAAGTGCCCTCATTTTACCGGATGGTGGCCGAGAGAATGGGCTTTTCCTACGAGAGTCTCGCCCGGGAACCGGAAGCATTTGCTGCTGTTGACCGCGAAGTTCACCAGGCGATCAGGCGCTGGCTGGCGGGGGATGAGACGGCCCTGCCGCCGGAAATAGGCCAGTATCTTGCCCAAGTGAGGGAAAACATTGCCCGCTCGCAGGAAAGTGCGGGGCTCCTCTCAGTGCTGGATGGGCGCTACCTTCTTCCCAACCTGGCCGGAGATCCGGTGCGTTCGCCCGAGGTTTACCCTGTTGGCCGGAATATGTACGAGTTCGACCCGCGGCTGATTCCCACTTCTTTGGCGCTAAAGCGCGGGGAGGAGGCAGTAAAGGCCATTTTGGAGAGATTTTACCGCACGTACGGGCGCTACCCCGAAACAGTAGGGATGGTACTGTGGGGCTTCGAGACCCTGAGTACGGGGGGCGAAACCATTGCCCAAATTTTGGCTTATCTCGGCGTGCGCCTGGTGCGGAAGGAAAGCCCCTGGTTCAAAGAACTGGAGCTTATTCCTTTGGAGGAGTTGGGCAGGCCTCGCGTCGATGTTCTGGTGACCATCTGCGGCATTTTCCGCGACATATGTAGTCCTCAGATTGAACTGATCAACCAGGCAGTAGAACTGGCGGCCAATGCTCCGGAACCGGAAGATATGAACTTTGTCCGCAAACACAGCTTGGAAATGGAAGCGGAACATGGTAATGTCGGCCGGGCACGAGTATTCGGGCCCCATGCTACGGAGTACGCCACGTCGATGCGGGCACTGGTGGAAAGCGGGGTCTGGCGGGAAGAAAAGGATCTGGTGGAAAGTTATGATAGTTCCATGTGTTACTGCTATTATCGGGGCAAGGTCGAGGAAAACCGTGCTCTCTTCGCCAGGCTTGTCTCTACAGTTGACGTGGTTTCGCAGGTAAGGCACAACACGGAGTATGAATTTACTGACCTCGACCATTACTACGAGTTTTTTGGCGGGCTTTCCCGGAGCGTGGCGGAAAAGAAGGGAGAGACCCCCGAGCAGTGGGTGGTGGACACTACAGAAGAAATCGTTGAAGTGTCCGATGTGGGCCTGGCTATTGACCGGGCGGTGAGGACGCGACTTTTCAACCCCAGGTGGATTGATGAGATGCTGAAGCATAAGTACCATGGCGCCCAAAAAATAGCCGAGCGGCTGGAATATCTAATCGGCCTTAAGGCCACCACTGGCCAGGTGAGCGAGTGGGTTTTCCGGGAGGCGCTCCACCGCTTCCTGCTGGACCAGGACATGCGCCGCCGGTTGGCGGAGAACAACCGCTTTGCCGCCCTGGAAATAGCCAGGCGTATCGCTGAAGCCATCCGCCGGGGCTACCTCAACTGCAAAGACGAAGAGTTGACCGGATTCCAAAACGCGGTACTGGAACTGGAGGGCTGGATTGAAGAGAAGACTTGA
- a CDS encoding energy-coupling factor ABC transporter permease, with product MYRLRRSFLFPRPHTNPKKGAILVHIPDGFLDPKVWMGASAVSAGALARALVQTKKTLEERQVPLLGITGAFIFAAQMFNFPVAGGTSGHLIGAALAVVLLGPWSATLILTAVLVIQMLFFYDGGLTALGANVLNMAVIAPWVAYGTYRLFVGLFRGNIGRVAAIFVASWLSVMAGAMACSLELALSGTVPLRIVLPDMMGWHALIGIGEGLITTVVVSFVPWARGLEYFGQKCLVEGERR from the coding sequence ATGTACAGGCTGAGGCGTTCATTTTTATTTCCTCGGCCTCACACAAATCCTAAAAAGGGGGCGATTTTAGTGCATATTCCCGATGGCTTTTTAGATCCTAAAGTTTGGATGGGTGCTAGCGCAGTAAGCGCCGGAGCGCTGGCCAGAGCGTTGGTCCAAACCAAAAAGACCCTGGAGGAACGCCAGGTGCCACTGCTGGGTATCACGGGTGCATTTATATTTGCCGCACAAATGTTCAACTTTCCAGTGGCCGGAGGCACTTCAGGTCATCTCATAGGAGCTGCTTTGGCAGTTGTGCTGCTGGGGCCATGGAGTGCCACGTTGATACTCACCGCAGTCCTGGTAATCCAGATGCTCTTCTTTTATGACGGCGGCCTAACTGCCCTGGGGGCCAATGTACTGAACATGGCCGTTATTGCGCCGTGGGTAGCTTACGGTACCTATCGCTTGTTCGTAGGCCTTTTCAGGGGAAATATCGGCCGTGTAGCGGCTATTTTCGTGGCTTCCTGGCTTTCGGTGATGGCTGGGGCTATGGCTTGCAGTTTAGAGCTTGCTCTTTCCGGCACGGTGCCCTTGAGAATAGTTTTGCCGGACATGATGGGATGGCATGCTCTCATTGGTATCGGCGAGGGTCTAATTACTACAGTTGTAGTTAGTTTTGTGCCTTGGGCTCGGGGCTTAGAGTATTTCGGACAGAAATGTCTTGTGGAGGGTGAGAGGAGATGA
- a CDS encoding PDGLE domain-containing protein yields MKKNLFWGFLIALVVAAFLSPFASPYPDGLERVAKDKGFLDLAEGKELIHAFMPDYQFPGIPHKGLATSIAGIIGTLLVFGAVYLLGRVLSKTRRGSSSGSEKMRGDIDFGD; encoded by the coding sequence ATGAAGAAGAATTTATTCTGGGGATTTTTGATTGCCTTGGTCGTGGCGGCATTTCTTTCCCCCTTTGCTTCTCCTTACCCTGACGGGTTGGAGCGTGTAGCCAAAGATAAGGGCTTTCTGGATTTGGCCGAGGGCAAAGAACTGATTCACGCCTTTATGCCCGACTACCAATTCCCGGGGATCCCCCATAAAGGCCTGGCCACATCCATTGCTGGTATAATTGGCACACTTTTGGTTTTCGGGGCTGTGTACTTACTGGGAAGGGTTTTATCAAAAACCCGGCGGGGATCCTCCTCCGGCAGTGAAAAGATGAGAGGCGATATTGATTTTGGGGATTGA
- a CDS encoding HD-GYP domain-containing protein: MINKRWGALAVDENVLYPRAYSFLERFFPELVSFQELLMHSVRTAKYAFQLSCFLGLGDPQLLFWAGALHDVGKLMVPRHILENPGPLLENQWKIMMQHPLWSFKLVETRCRGTRCLKGILVAIKAHHEAWDGTGYPAGLKGSDIPLEARILALADVFDALTSPRPYRPPLSLGEARKVMTEMVGKKLDPYLFQKAHISLLSFKEEKG; encoded by the coding sequence ATGATAAATAAGCGGTGGGGGGCTTTGGCGGTCGATGAAAATGTTTTATATCCACGAGCTTACTCCTTTTTAGAGCGCTTTTTCCCCGAACTTGTTAGTTTCCAAGAATTACTAATGCACAGTGTGCGTACAGCAAAGTATGCCTTTCAATTAAGTTGCTTTCTTGGGCTCGGCGACCCCCAACTCCTTTTTTGGGCTGGTGCCTTGCATGACGTGGGTAAGCTGATGGTACCCCGTCATATTTTGGAAAACCCCGGCCCTTTATTAGAAAACCAATGGAAAATAATGATGCAGCATCCTTTGTGGAGTTTTAAACTGGTGGAAACAAGGTGCCGCGGTACCCGGTGCCTGAAGGGTATTCTGGTCGCAATCAAAGCGCATCACGAGGCCTGGGATGGCACGGGCTATCCTGCGGGCCTGAAAGGTAGCGACATTCCCCTGGAGGCGAGAATTTTGGCCCTAGCTGATGTGTTTGATGCTCTAACTTCTCCACGGCCCTACCGTCCTCCTTTGAGTCTAGGAGAAGCTCGTAAGGTGATGACGGAAATGGTGGGTAAAAAGCTGGATCCCTACTTATTCCAAAAAGCACATATTTCCCTGCTTTCTTTTAAGGAGGAAAAAGGTTGA
- a CDS encoding GGDEF domain-containing protein, whose protein sequence is MWGNKRRRSIIQLFTLWFFVLALVPTLLVIYATAKYLTLQTVAWANRYLTQIAFDESRDISLSLKNILGEDEFFFSFQGDMIIATKDGLAKRIDLAQLAPLLPVEPEPEQIFAPKFLFGFGYQPKLRLREKPAIYLEDSNGSTLHLAGEEEELLSREGLLLKAFGLKENLEVSVPVPGTNLKVNVRASVGGFLKEPLQQLCVPLGGTFILVILLSTLLYPLAAAQIVYPLKNLADRLSCFDPAKKENSFSSKIYQTSELAEIASSFDRMALRVRETMSELEQKVKELEEKNKLLDQAQRRLEWLASYDPLTGVLNRRSFMERCLYLLKEEEGEFPYVATLMMDVDNFKTINDTYGHPVGDMVLKKVGELLRQQVRKDDLVGRYGGDEFVLFFLINQVEEFNALAQRIFASLCSALASMSELKMTVSVSMGGAIARRFLIEKGSDLEQLIDLSDQLLLESKRQGKKTVKTQYVEKLP, encoded by the coding sequence ATGTGGGGGAACAAGAGAAGGCGTAGTATAATCCAACTATTCACCTTATGGTTTTTTGTCCTTGCTCTAGTTCCCACTCTACTGGTTATCTATGCTACCGCCAAGTACCTTACCTTACAAACCGTTGCTTGGGCAAATAGATACCTGACCCAGATAGCTTTTGACGAGAGCCGGGATATTTCTCTTTCCCTAAAGAACATCCTAGGAGAAGATGAATTTTTCTTCTCTTTCCAGGGGGACATGATTATAGCTACTAAAGATGGGTTGGCAAAAAGGATAGACTTGGCTCAGCTTGCGCCGTTGCTTCCTGTGGAACCTGAGCCCGAGCAAATTTTTGCTCCCAAGTTTCTTTTTGGGTTTGGTTACCAGCCCAAACTGCGGCTTAGGGAAAAGCCCGCCATTTACCTAGAGGATAGTAATGGTTCTACTCTTCATTTGGCCGGGGAAGAAGAGGAACTCCTGTCCAGGGAGGGGTTGTTACTTAAGGCCTTTGGGTTAAAAGAAAACCTTGAGGTTAGCGTGCCGGTACCAGGAACCAATCTTAAGGTAAACGTTCGGGCTTCAGTGGGAGGATTTCTGAAAGAACCTTTGCAACAATTATGTGTTCCTCTAGGAGGTACATTTATCCTGGTGATATTGCTATCGACCCTTCTTTATCCCCTGGCTGCGGCGCAAATAGTATATCCCTTGAAAAACCTGGCTGACCGCTTGTCTTGCTTCGACCCGGCAAAAAAAGAAAATAGTTTTTCAAGCAAAATTTACCAGACCAGCGAATTGGCCGAGATTGCCTCTTCATTTGATAGAATGGCTTTGCGGGTACGAGAAACTATGTCTGAATTAGAACAGAAAGTAAAAGAACTAGAGGAGAAGAATAAACTCCTTGACCAGGCTCAGCGGCGGCTGGAATGGCTGGCTAGCTATGATCCCCTTACAGGTGTTTTAAACCGCAGGTCTTTTATGGAGCGGTGTTTGTATTTGCTCAAGGAAGAAGAGGGAGAATTTCCTTATGTGGCTACTTTGATGATGGACGTGGATAATTTCAAAACCATAAATGATACATACGGACATCCAGTGGGTGATATGGTTCTGAAAAAGGTAGGAGAATTGTTGAGGCAGCAGGTTAGGAAGGATGATCTTGTAGGACGGTACGGTGGTGATGAATTTGTCCTATTCTTTCTCATTAATCAAGTGGAAGAATTTAATGCTCTTGCCCAGCGTATTTTTGCTTCTCTTTGCTCTGCGTTAGCTTCTATGTCAGAATTAAAAATGACTGTTTCCGTCAGCATGGGTGGAGCAATTGCCAGACGCTTTTTGATTGAGAAGGGATCTGATCTTGAGCAGCTTATTGACCTTTCTGACCAGCTTCTTTTAGAAAGCAAGCGCCAGGGGAAAAAGACGGTTAAAACACAATAT